The window GCCATTGGCGCATGGGTTGGCGCGCAGATGACCTTCTACATCGTGCTCGCGACCTTCGTCGCGGGCGGCGTCGGTGCACTCGGCTTCGCGCTGCTGCGCGGCCGCATGCGCCGGATGTGGACCAACGTGTGGATGCTGGTCGCGCATCGCGCCGCCGCGCCGCTTGCAGGGGCAACCGACGGCCCCGTCGAATCCGCGTCGGTGGGGGCGTTGCCGTACGGCGTCGCAATCGCCGCGGGCACGCTGGGGATGTTGTTCGCATCGTGCGCATAGCGCGGCGTATCCGCAACGAGGATGGAACGAACATGAACACGAATCCCACCGAACCGAAACGCGACGCGCAGGTAGCGCATCTGCCGCAGCCGTCGCCGCAGCGGGAAGCGCATGCGAAGCCCGACACGCAGCTGCCGCCGGCGCCGCGCTCGATCGCGGAAACCGGGCTGAGCCAGACCTTCGTGGCTGGGCTCGTGCTGAAGGCGACGCTGGTGCTCGGCCGCCCGTCGTACGGCGATCTGATCGACCGGCACTGCCTGCCGATCTCGGTGCTCGACGACGTGCTCGCGTTCCTCGTGCGCGAGCATCTCGTCGAGATCACGCATCGCGGCACGACCGATCTCGACGTGTCGTTCCGTCTGACCGACGCCGGCCGCGTCGCGGCGCTCGAAGAGCGCGCGCGCAGCAGCTACAGCGGGCCGGCGCCGGTGCCGCTCGATGCGTATCTCGCCTGCATCGACGCGCATTCGGTGCGCAAGCTGCGCGTCGCGCAGAACGACGTGTGGGCCGTGTTCGACGGCGTGATCATGGACACGTCGATCCTCGACGCGGCCGCCGCCGCGCTGAACGCCGGCCGGCCGCTGCTGATCCACGGCCCTGCGGGCAGCGGCAAGACCTTCCTCGCGGAGCGCCTCGGCATGCTGATGCGCGGCGACGTGCCGGTGCCGTACGCGATCTACGCGGGCGGCGAGATCATCCAGATCCACGACCCGCTCGTGCACGTCGACGCGGCGCAGCAGCCGGACGGGCAGTCGGTCGACCGCCGCTGGCGGCTGTGCGAGCGCCCGATGGTGATGTCCGGCGGCGAGCTGACGCTCGACGAGCTCGACCTGCGGCGCGAAGACGCGTCCGGCTGCTACCAGGCGCCGCCGCACGTGAAGGCCAACATGGGCATGTACGTCGTCGACGACCTCGGCCGCCAGCGCGTCGAGCCGCGCGACCTGCTCAACCGCTGGCTGCGGCCGCTCGATCGCGGCGTCGACCTGCTGACGCTCGGCTCGGGCAACCGCTTTCTCGTGCCGTTCGACGTGTGGCCGGTGTTCTCGAGCAACATCGCGCCGTCGCAGTTCGGCGACGACGCGTTCCTGCGCCGCCTCGGCTCGAAGCTCTACGTCGGGCCGATGGAGATCGAGGACTACCGCACGGTGTTCGACGCCGCGTGCGAGTCGCTCGGGCTGGTGTCGTCGCAGGACGCCTTCGACTACCTGCTGCACCGGCTGCACCTGCCGACCGGCAAGGCGTTCCTCGCCTGCTTCCCGGGCGACCTGCTGCGTCTCGTCGCCGCGTCGGCGCGCTATCGCGGCGATCCGCCCGAAGTGACGCACGACGCGCTGCATGACGCCTGGGCCAGCTATTTCGGCGCGGCGCCGGAGCGCGACGGCGGGTATCTGCCGCCGGGCGAGCGCGGCGGTCGCACGCGCGTCGCCGGTTGAGCCGTTTCATTCACGATCTGTCGAGGAGCATTGCCATGAAAAACACTCGCGCAATCTTGATGCTGGTGGTCGCGATGGTCGCGGGGCTTGCCGCGGTCGTGTTCGCGTCGCGCTGGCTGATGAACACGTCCAACGGTTCGGTCACGTCCGTCGCGGTCGCGACCACCGACCTCAACCTGGGCGAGCCGATCGGGCCGGCCCAGATCCGCACCATCAGCTGGCCGACGGGCAGCGTGCCCCCGGGCGCGTTCACCGACACCAAGTCGCTCGAAGGGCGCGTCGTGCGCACGAGCCTCGCGCGCGGCGAGCCCGTGCTCGAAGCGAAGCTCGCGCCGCTCGGCACGAAGGGCGGGCTGTCCGCCGTGATCGGCGCGGGCAACCGCGCGATCACGGTGCGCGTCAACGACGTCGTCGGCGTCGCGGGCTTCGCGCTGCCGGGCAACTACGTCGACGTGATCGTCAACACCCAGGAGCCGGGCAAGACCGACAACCAGCAGAGCATCTCGAAGATCGTGCTCGAGCACATCCTGGTGCTGGCGGTCGCGCAGCAGGTCAGCCGCGACGACACGCAGCCGAAGGTCGTCAACGCGGTGACGCTCGAAGTGTCGCCCGAGCAGGCGGAGAAGCTCGACGTCGCGCGCAGCGTCGGCACGCTGTCGCTCGTGCTGCGCAACCAGGTCGACAAGCAGACGCTGAACACCGACGGCGCGACCAAGCTCACGCTGCTCGGCAAGGCACCGGTGCCCGATGCACCGCCCGCGCCGGCACCGGCCCGCGTGCGAACCGTGCGGGTGCACGTCGCGTCGCACGCGGCGCCGGCGGTGCGGCGCGACTGCATCGGCGTGCTGACCGGCGTGGCCGGCAGCGTCGAGTGTTTCTGAAGCCGCACGACAGGCCCACACAACAGATTAACCAGATCGGCCGCCGTCAGGGCACGGCGGCCTTGGAAGTCGACAACCGGCGCTGCGCCGGGAATTCGGGGGATCAGACGAAATGAAGATCAAACCGCAACACTCAGGTACCGGCCCGGTGCGCACACGTATCGCACGAGGCGCGATGATGGCCGCGATCCTCTGTACCGGAACGCTGACGGTATACAGCGCACTGGCGCAGGAAGCCGCCGAATCGGCGGCATTGACGAAGGGCGGCGCGAGCGCGCCGGCCGCCGTCGCGAAGGGACCGATGCAGATGACGATCAGCATGACGCCGGCGCCTGCGGCGGGCGCCGCGGCCGCCGCCGCGAACGGGCCGCTGCGCGGGCCGAACTGCGTCGGCGCGGTGCGTGAATCGACGTCCGTCAGCGTGCCGCTCGGCAAGTCGATGCTGGTGCCGATGCCGGAGCCCGTGCGCAACCGCACGATCGGCAACCCGGCCGTCGCGCAGGCGACGATGGTGTCGCCGCAGACGCTCTACATCCTCGGGCTGTCGGTCGGCACGACCAACATGATCGTGCAGGGCAAGAGCGGCGCGTGCCGGATCATCGACGTGGCGGTCGGCGCCGACGCGGGCGGCCTGCAGGCGTCGCTCGGGCAGCTGATGCCGGGCGAGCGCGACATCCACGTGTCGACCGCGGCCGACACGATCGTGCTCGCGGGCAACGTGTCGAGCGCGCAGGCCGCGCAGCAGGCCGTGCAGATCGCGCGCGCCTACAGCGACAGCGCCGGCGGCGGCGAAGGCGGGACGGCCAAGGGCGGCGGCACCGTGCTCAACATGCTGACCGTGACCGCGCCGCAGCAGGTGATGCTCGAGGTGAAGGTCGCCGAGGTGTCGAAGACGCTGATCAACCAGCTCGGCTCGGCGTTCAACATCCAGGGCGGCTTCGGCTCGTGGAGCGGCGCGCTGGTGAGCAACCTGCTCGCCGGCGTCGCGAGCGGCATCGTCGCGAACAAGGCGAACAACCGGCCGTTCAGCGTCGCGGTGGACGCGCAGAACACCGACAACCTCGTCAAGATCCTCGCGGAGCCGAACCTCGTGACGATCAGCGGCCAGGAAGCGACGTTCCTCGCCGGCGGCAAGATCTTCATCCCGGTCCCGCAGAGCAATACCGGCGGCGGCTCGACGATCACGCTGCAGGAGGAGGAATTCGGCGTCGCGCTGCGGTTCCTGCCGACGGTGCTGTCGAACGGCCGCATCAGCCTGAAGGTCGCGCCGGAGGTGTCGGAGCTGTCGCAGACGGGCGTCACGCTCACCGCGACCAACGTCGCCGGCGCGTCGATCCTGCCGCTGATCACGACGCGGCGCGCATCGACGACCGTGCAGATGGCCGACGGCGAATCGTTCGCGATCGGCGGGCTGATCAAGGACAACGCGACGGGCTCGCTGAAGGCGGTGCCGGGCATCGGCGAAATCCCGGTGCTGGGGGCGCTGGCGCGCAGTACGTCGTTCCAGCAGGACCGCACCGAGCTGATCTTCATCATCACGCCGCACCTCGTGAAGCCGCTGCAGACCGCCGACGTGCCGCTGCCGACCGACAGCTTCACCCGGACGAACGAAGTCGACGTGTTCGCGACCGGCAACATGGAAGGCCGCCACGGCGTGCGCCGGCCGGCCGCGCAACCGGCGAACGGCGCCGCGGATGCGCCGCAGGCACCGGCGCCCACGCCCGCGCAGCAATCGGCTGCGCCCGCGGCGGCCGCGCCCGCACCGCGTGCCCCGGCGCCTGCCGACGCACCGGCGCCTGCCGCGGTCCAGCCGGAGAACGCGGCGGCAGCCGCACCGGCTGCGGCCGGTGCGGTGAGCGCGGCGCCGGCCGTCGCGCAGCCGCCGGCCGATGCGGCCAACGCAGCCCGTGTCGCACGCATCGAAGCCGCCGCCGCGCGTCTCGCGGCGGCCGCGGGCAGCACGCCGCCCCAGAAGCCCCGGCTGCCAGCCGCCGCCCACGCGCAGGTCGCGCGGGCGAACGCAGGCCCCCAGTCCACCGATCATTGAATCCACTCAAGGGGAAGCTCATGAAATCCGCCTACCTCGTAATCGTGCGCCGCATGGCCCTGGCCGCGCCGCTCGCCGCCGCGCTCGCGGGCTGCATGTCGTCGACGCCGGTGTGGGACGGCCGGTTCGGCGAATCGGTGCGCACCGTGATGCAAGCGCAGATCATCGATCCGCACGCCGCGGAGCACGCGCCGTCCACGCCGGCCGTGTCGGGCCACGCCGCGGCGTCCGCGCTCGACAACTACGACAAGTCGTTCAAGCAGCCGGAGCCGAAGGGCAATGCCTTCGTGATCGGCATCGGCAAGTCGGCGCAATAACAACAGGCAAGCTCAGGGAGAACGCCATGTCCAGCGCAGCTCGTCATCCGAAACTCACGCGCCGCAGTTTGCATCGACAGCGCGGCGCCGTCGCGGTCGTCGTCGCCGTCGCGCTGGCGGTGCTGATCGGGTTCGTCGGCCTCGCGCTGGATCTTGGCAAGCTGTACGTCACGCGCAGCGAGCTGCAGAACAGCGCCGACGCCTGCGCGCTGTCCGCCGCGCGTGACCTGACTTCGGCGATCAGCCTGTCCGTCGCGGAGGCGGACGGCATCGCCGCCGGTCACGTCAACTTCGCGTTCTTTCAGAAGAGCGCGGTGCAGATGCTGACCGATTCGAACGTCACGTTCAGCGATTCGCTGACGAATCCGTTCCTGACGAAGACGGCGGTTTCGACGCCGGCCAACGTCAAGTACGTGAAATGCACGGCCACGTTGAGCGGCATCGCGAACTGGTTCGTCGGCGTGTTGAACACGATGCCCGGCGTACAGGTCGCGAACGCGACGCAGGTGTCGGCGAGCGCGATCGCGACCGTCGCCGCCGGGCAGACGACCTGTGCGATTCCGGTGTTCGTGTGCCGCGCCTCGTCGGCCGCGCCGTACAAGGTCGGCGACTGGATCTCGTCGCCGTCCGGGTCGTCGTCGACCTACGGCCCCGGCAACTTCGGCTGGGCGGCGCTCGATGGCTCGACCAACGAGACGACCATCGCGAGCGAGCTGTCGGGCAACACCTGCAACATCACGTCGCCGCCCGATCTCGGCTCGACCGGCTTGAAGTCCGCGTCGCTGCGCGCCTGGAACACCCGCTTCGGCATCTATACGAACGGCGCGAACGGCTCGAGCGGCCAGCCCGACTTCACCGGCTATGCGTACGTCGGGCCGAAATACGGGCCGCCCGGCACGCCGGGCATCGTCGGCGATGCGTACACACAGTTCGTGCTCGATCGCGCCAGCTTCAAGTCCTACCAGGGCGACGGCGCGCCGCCGGCCGGCAGCGGCATCGCGACCAACGGGACGGCCACCGCGAGCAACTATCAGACGTACGGCGGCGATCGCCGGCTCGCGCTGGCGCCGGAGGGCGACTGCTCGACGCTGTCGGGCAGCAGCAGCAAGCTGCACGTCACGCAGTGGGACTGCGTGCTGATGCTCGATCCGTTGCCGTTCAGCCCGGGCGCGGGCGGCGTGGTCGCGCACCTCGAATATCTCGGCTCGACCGCATCGGGCTCGACACCTTGCGCGACGCACGGGCTGCCGGGCGTCGGCAGCTCGGCGGGCGTCAAGGTGCCGATGCTCGTTCAATAGAGGAGACGCGATCATGAAAAGGCTTCCGATGCACCGTTCGCGCATGCGCGGCGTGGCCGCCGTGGAGTTCGCGCTGGTGCTGATCCCGCTGATCGTGCTCGCGACCGGCGTGGCCGAGTTCGGCCGCGCGATCTACCAGTACGAGGCGCTGACCAAGTCGACCCGCGACGCCGCGCGCTACCTGTCGACCTACCTGTCGAGCGATCCCGCCTATCCGCTTGCGGCGGCGCAGTGCCTCGCCGTCTACGGCAGTACGACCTGCGGCGCGACGGGCACCGAGCTGGTGCCGGGGCTCACCACGTCGATGGTGATCGTCTGCGACGCCGCGCACACGCCCGACTGCGCCGATGCGTCGGATCCGCCGCAGTTCGCGAACGTGGCGACCTACGACACCAACAACGGGGCGTCGAGCGGCACGCCGTCGGGGAGCATCAACCTGGTCGAGGTGAAGATCAAGGGCTACAAGTACCAGCCGATCCCGGCGTTCCCCGGCCTGCCGCAGATCACCTTCGGCAACATCGTCACCGTGATGAGGCAAGTGTCATGAAACCGCGCACCCGTTCCCCGCTGTGCCGCCGCAACGAGCGCGGCGCGACCGTCGTCGAGTTCGCGCTGGTCGCGGCGATCTTCTGCACGCTGCTCATCGGCATCTGCGAGTTCGGCCGCGTGCTGTTCTACTGGAACACCGCGAGCGAGGCGATGCGCCTCGGCGCGCGCACCGCGACCGTGTGCGACGTGAACGCCGCCGGCATCGTCAAGCGCGTGAAGTCGATGCTGCCGATCCTGGCCGATGCGAACGTCGCGGTGACCTACACGCCGTCGGGCTGCGACGTGAGCAGCTGCTCGTTCGTGACGCTGAGCATCACGAACCTCACCGTCAAGACGATGGTCCCGTTCGTCAACGTCGCGCTCACTATGCCGCCCTTCACGACGACGCTCCCGCGAGAGAGCCTGAATTCCTCGACCGGCGGATCAGCCTGTCAATAATTGCACGACGAGGCACAGTCATGATCAATATCCTCGTAGCTTCCGACGACACGGCCCGGCTCATGCGGATCGCGCGTCTCGTCAGCGACGCCGGCCGCTACCGCGTCACGCGCGCGGCCGGCCGGCCTTCGCAGATCGAGCATCGCACCGACGGGCTCGACGCGTTCGACATCCTGCTGATCGACAGCGGGCAGATCGATGCGGCTGAGCTGGCGGCGCTCGAACGCATCTGCCGGCAGCATCCGGGCCTGACCGGCATCCTGGTGAGCGCCGACGCATCGCCGCAGATGCTGCTGGACGCCATGCGCGCTGGCGCGCGCGACGTGCTGCAGTGGCCGATCGACACGGCCGCGCTCGCCCGTGCGCTCGAACGCGCGGCCGCGCAGAGCACGCGGCGCGACAGCGGCGACACCCGGATCGTGTCGTTCATGTCGTGCAAGGGCGGCTCGGGCACGACGTTCGTCGCGAGCAACGTCGCGTACGAGATCGCCGAGACCTTCAAGCGTCGCGTGCTGCTGATCGACCTGAACCAGCAGTTCGGCGACGCGGCGTTCCTCGTCTCCGACGAGACGCCGCCGTCGACGCTGCCGCAGCTCTGCACGCAGCTCGAACGCCTGGACGGCGCGTTTCTCGACGCGAGCGTCGCGCGGGTCAGCGACACCTTCCACGTGCTGGCCGGCGCGGGCGATCCCGTGAAGGCGGCCGAGATGCGCGACGACGCGCTCGAATGGATCCTCGGCGTTGCCGCGCCGCGCTACGACTTCGTGATCTTCGACGTCGGCCTGAGCCTCAATCCGGTATCGATGGTCGCGCTCGACCGCAGCGACCGGATCGGGCTCGTGCTGCTGCCGACGATGCCGCACGTGCGCGCGGGGCGCCGGCTGCAGGAAATCCTGATGTCGCTCGGCTACTCGAGCGACCAGCTGCGGCTCGTGGTGAACCGGATGACGCGCACGGGCGAGCGCACCCGCACCGCGCTCGAGGAAGTGCTCGGCATGCACGCGAGCACCACGATTCCGGATGACGCCGACACCGTGCGCGAAGCGATCGACCAGGGGTATCCGGTGTCGCGCCTGGCGCGCACCGCCGGCGTCGCGCGCGCGGTGCACGCGTGCGCGAAGCAGATCGTCGAAGGCGACGTGCGCACCCAGCCCGACGCGGCCAGCAGCGAACCGTTGATGTCCCGGCTGTTCGGCCGCAAGGCCACGCCGAAGCTCAAGTCCATGTGAATCTTTCGGGGAAACCATCATGTCATTGCGCGAACAGATGTCGTTGTATCGGACCCAGGCGCCGGCAACGGGCGCGGAGTCGGCCGGATCGGGCCATCCGTCGGTACGCGACGCGTATCAGAAGCTGCGCCGCGAGATCCATGCCGCGGTGCTGGAACGTGTCGAGCTCGAGCGGCTGTCGCGCCTGCCGCAGGAGCAGGTCCGCCACGAGATCTCGATGCTGATCGCGCGCATCCTCGACGAGGACAGGCTGCCCGCGAACGACATCGAGCGGCGCCAGCTCGCGATCGACGTGTACGACGAGATGTTCGGCTTCGGCCCGCTCGAATCGCTGCTGCGCGACCCGAGCGTGTCGGACATCCTCGTCAACACGTACAAGCAGGTCTATGTCGAGCGGCACGGCCAGCTCGAATTGACCGACGTGACGTTCTACGACGACGCACACCTGATGAAGGTGATCGAGAAGATCGTGTCGCGCGTCGGCCGCCGCATCGACGAATCGAGCCCGATGGTCGACGCGCGCCTGCCGGACGGCTCGCGCGTCAACGCGATCATCCCGCCGTCGGCGATCGACGGCCCGCTGATGTCGATCCGGCGCTTCGCGGTGTGCCCGCTGAAGATGGACGACCTCGTGCGCTTCCAGAGCCTCACGCCGCCGATGGCGGAGCTGCTGGACGCGCTGTCGCGCGCGAAGGTGAACGTGCTGGTGTCGGGCGGCACCGGCAGCGGCAAGACGACGCTGCTCAACATCCTGTCGGGCTTCATTCCGCCGAACGAGCGGATCGTCACGATCGAGGACGCGGCCGAACTCCAGCTCCAGCAGCCGCACGTGCTGCGCCTCGAGACGCGTCCGCCGAACATCGAGGGCAAGGGCGAGATCACGCAGCGCACGCTGGTGCGCAACGCGCTGCGGATGCGCCCGGACCGCATCATCCTCGGCGAAGTGCGCGGCGCGGAGGCGCTCGACATGCTGAACGCGATGAACACCGGCCACGAAGGTTCGCTCGCGACGATCCACGCGAACACGCCGCGCGACGCGCTGACGCGCCTCGAGAACATGATCAGCATCGCCGGCCTGTCGCTGCCGCCGAAGACGATGCGCCAGCAGATCGCGTCGGCGATCTCGGTCGTCGTGCAGGCGGCGCGCCTGACCGACGGCAAGCGCAAGATCGTCAGCATCTCCGAGCTGACCGGGATGGAAGGCGACATCATCAACATGCAGGAGATTTTCACGTTCAGGCGCACGGGCGTGGACAAGGACGGCACGGTGCGCGGGCACTTCACCGCGACCGGCGTGCGGCCGAAGTTCGCGGACCGCCTGCAGGCGTTCGGCATCAACCTGCCGGACGCGCTCTACGACCCGTCGCGCCATTACGAGGCGAACTGACGACGGCCGGAGGCCTCATGGACTCGATCTTTTACGGTTTTGTGATTCTCACCTTCGTCGCGGTCGTGCTCGCGATCGAGGGCGTCTATCAATGGTGGAACGCGCGGCACGGCAATGCCGCACGCCGGATCGAATCGCGCTTGCGCGCGATGTCCGCCGGCGGGCAGGTGCAGAAGGAGCGGCTGTCGATCCTGAAGGAGCGCATGCTCAACGAAGCGAAGCCGTTCGACCGCCTGCTGATGGCGATGCCGCGCGTGCACTCGCTCGACCTGCTGCTGCAGCAGTCCGGCCTCGACTGGACGGTCGCCAAGCTGGTCGTGCTGAGCGGTGCGTTGTGCGCGGCCACCGCGCTGGTGCTGAGCGTCACGCCGCTGCCGCTCGTCGCGGTGCTGCCGGTCGCGCTGTTCGCCGGCTGCATCCCGACGCTGTACGTGACGCGGCATCGCCGCCGCCGGATGCGCAAGCTCGAGCGCCAGCTGCCCGACGTGTGCGACATGATCGCGCGCGCGTTGCGCTCCGGCCACGCGTTCACGAGCGCGATCGGGATGGTCAGCGACGAGTTTTCCGATCCGATGGGCGGCGAGTTCCGCATCACGTTCGACGAGATCAACTACGGCGTGTCGCTGCACGACGCGCTGATGAATCTCGCGAACCGCGTGCCGGTGCGCGACCTGCGCTACTTCGTGATCGCGGTGCTGATCCAGCGCGAGACCGGCGGCAACCTGGCCGAGCTGCTCGACAGCATCGCCGCGCTGATCCGCGAGCGCTTCAAGCTGTTCGACAAGATTCGCGTGCTGTCCGCGGAAGGGCGCATGTCGGCGTGGGTGCTGGGGCTGCTGCCGTTCGCCACCGCCGGCGCGATGATGGTGCTGAACCCGGAATTCCTGGCGGTGCTCTGGCAGGATTCGGCCGGGATCAAGATGGTCGCCACCACGCTGGTGTCGATGGCCTTCGGCGTGCTGTGGATGCGCCGGATCATCCGGATTCGCGTCTGACGCGTGTCTCAGGCTTCACGAACCGATTCGAGGCTGTCATGCAAAACCTGAGCGTAGTACATACCGTGATGCTCGCCGGCTTGTTCCTGTTCGTCGCGGGCGGCGTGCTGGTCGCGATGCTGCTGTTCGTGCCGCGCAACATGCAGCGCCGCCTGCAGCAGGCCAGCGGCGCGAGCGTGGCGGTCGGCGCGGCCGGCGCCGGAGCGGACGACGCCGGCGCGCCCGGCCCGCGCTGGATCGCGCGGCTCGTCGAGCTGTCGCAACCGATCTCGAAGCTGTCGGTGCCGAAGGAGGGCTGGGAGGACTCGCCGCTGCGGGTCCGGCTGATGAACGCCGGCTGGCGCGACCCGAGCGCGGCCGGGCTCTACTTCACCGCGAAGACGGTGCTGGCGCTGACCTTGCCGGGCGCCGCGCTGCTCGCGCTCGCCACGACGCGGCTCGCCGATCAGCGCATGCTGCTGTCGTTCATCCTCGTCGCGCTGGCCGGCATCGGCTACTACCTGCCGAACTTCGTCCTGTCGCGCCGCATCACCAAGCGTCAGCGGACGATCTTCGAGGATTTCCCGGACGCGCTCGACCTGCTGACCGTGTGCGTCGAGGCCGGGCTCGGGCTCGATGCGGCGTTGATGCGGGTCAGCGAGGAGCTGCGCTTTCGCAGCGAAGTGGTCTCGGGCGAACTCGACCTGATGCTGCTCGAAATGCGCTCGGGCTTCACGAAGGAAGCCGCGCTGCGCAATCTCGCGCTGCGCACCGGCGTCGAGGACATCGAATCGTTCTGCGCGATGCTGATCCAGGCCGACCGCTTCGGCACGAGCATCGGCGATTCGCTGCGCGTGCTGTCCGACATGCTGCGCACGCGGCGGCGCATGCGCGCGGAGGAGCGTGCGGCGAAGATCGCGCTGAAGCTGCTGTTCCCGCTGATCTTCTGCATCTTCCCCGCGCTGATGGGCGTGCTGCTCGGGCCGGCGATGATTCATGTGTACCGCGTGCTGCTGCCGAGCTTCGCGACCATCGGCCAGTAAGCGGCGCGGCGCGGCCGGCCGCGCCGTGGATCGGCGCGCCGGCTGCGCGGCATCGCGAGCCGGCACGGCAACCGTCTTCATGGGAGGCTCGTCGTCCCCCGGGCGGCGTCGCGAGACAGGCCGATCATAGCGGCGTCAACGCAACCCGGACCCATGGTCGACCCTGGACGTGGCCGTAGTCCACCGCCCGCGCGGGTGGCCCCCTACGGCCATTGGAACGCACGGCGCGCGTGCGAGCCACGCGCGATGCGGCGCGCGCGAGCCGCGATCGCGTTGCACGGCCCGATGCCGTCCGTCACCCGTCACCCGTCACCCGTCACCCGTCACCCGTCACCCGTCACTGAAAGTGATGCACGTACCGTAGCACCATCCGCGTGCCCTGCGGGCGGTTGCGCGCATAGGTCTCGAAGTAGGCGTTGAACATCACGTGGTCCTGCGGCGAGAAGCTGTACATCGCGCCCGGTCCGATCGCGAACACCGCTTCCCGCGTGCCCGCCACGTCCTGCCCGTTCGCCTTCATGTCGGTGGTCTGACGCAGCCAGTAGCCGTTCAGCCCGAGCCGCAATCCGGGGCGCACCTCGTACTCGGTCGCGAAGTTCGCATGCACGGCCTGACCGGCCTGCGTCGACGTCACGTCCGGCCCGAGCGAGGCGGCCGGCGCGTGATTGGTTGCATTCCACAAGTAATGCAGCCGCCACGACACGGTCCACTTCGGCGTGATCCAGAAGGTGGCGGCCCAGTACGGATCGAACGACCAGAAATGACTGCCCGGATTGATCGCGCGCGTGCGGTCGTACGCGCCGGTCGGCGCGATGAACTGGAATTCCACCCGCTGCGCGAAGCGCGGTCCGTGCGCGCCCATCACCGGGT of the Burkholderia ubonensis genome contains:
- a CDS encoding A24 family peptidase, translated to MLPVAPPYPVPLCVTLLVIVAASTDLASRRIPNRLVVAGLAGALVAQCALHGVPAGVLAWLAGAATGLALLLPLYLMHGMAAGDVKLMLAIGAWVGAQMTFYIVLATFVAGGVGALGFALLRGRMRRMWTNVWMLVAHRAAAPLAGATDGPVESASVGALPYGVAIAAGTLGMLFASCA
- a CDS encoding ATP-binding protein, which produces MNTNPTEPKRDAQVAHLPQPSPQREAHAKPDTQLPPAPRSIAETGLSQTFVAGLVLKATLVLGRPSYGDLIDRHCLPISVLDDVLAFLVREHLVEITHRGTTDLDVSFRLTDAGRVAALEERARSSYSGPAPVPLDAYLACIDAHSVRKLRVAQNDVWAVFDGVIMDTSILDAAAAALNAGRPLLIHGPAGSGKTFLAERLGMLMRGDVPVPYAIYAGGEIIQIHDPLVHVDAAQQPDGQSVDRRWRLCERPMVMSGGELTLDELDLRREDASGCYQAPPHVKANMGMYVVDDLGRQRVEPRDLLNRWLRPLDRGVDLLTLGSGNRFLVPFDVWPVFSSNIAPSQFGDDAFLRRLGSKLYVGPMEIEDYRTVFDAACESLGLVSSQDAFDYLLHRLHLPTGKAFLACFPGDLLRLVAASARYRGDPPEVTHDALHDAWASYFGAAPERDGGYLPPGERGGRTRVAG
- the cpaB gene encoding Flp pilus assembly protein CpaB is translated as MKNTRAILMLVVAMVAGLAAVVFASRWLMNTSNGSVTSVAVATTDLNLGEPIGPAQIRTISWPTGSVPPGAFTDTKSLEGRVVRTSLARGEPVLEAKLAPLGTKGGLSAVIGAGNRAITVRVNDVVGVAGFALPGNYVDVIVNTQEPGKTDNQQSISKIVLEHILVLAVAQQVSRDDTQPKVVNAVTLEVSPEQAEKLDVARSVGTLSLVLRNQVDKQTLNTDGATKLTLLGKAPVPDAPPAPAPARVRTVRVHVASHAAPAVRRDCIGVLTGVAGSVECF
- a CDS encoding type II and III secretion system protein family protein, which gives rise to MKIKPQHSGTGPVRTRIARGAMMAAILCTGTLTVYSALAQEAAESAALTKGGASAPAAVAKGPMQMTISMTPAPAAGAAAAAANGPLRGPNCVGAVRESTSVSVPLGKSMLVPMPEPVRNRTIGNPAVAQATMVSPQTLYILGLSVGTTNMIVQGKSGACRIIDVAVGADAGGLQASLGQLMPGERDIHVSTAADTIVLAGNVSSAQAAQQAVQIARAYSDSAGGGEGGTAKGGGTVLNMLTVTAPQQVMLEVKVAEVSKTLINQLGSAFNIQGGFGSWSGALVSNLLAGVASGIVANKANNRPFSVAVDAQNTDNLVKILAEPNLVTISGQEATFLAGGKIFIPVPQSNTGGGSTITLQEEEFGVALRFLPTVLSNGRISLKVAPEVSELSQTGVTLTATNVAGASILPLITTRRASTTVQMADGESFAIGGLIKDNATGSLKAVPGIGEIPVLGALARSTSFQQDRTELIFIITPHLVKPLQTADVPLPTDSFTRTNEVDVFATGNMEGRHGVRRPAAQPANGAADAPQAPAPTPAQQSAAPAAAAPAPRAPAPADAPAPAAVQPENAAAAAPAAAGAVSAAPAVAQPPADAANAARVARIEAAAARLAAAAGSTPPQKPRLPAAAHAQVARANAGPQSTDH
- a CDS encoding pilus assembly protein TadG-related protein, translated to MSSAARHPKLTRRSLHRQRGAVAVVVAVALAVLIGFVGLALDLGKLYVTRSELQNSADACALSAARDLTSAISLSVAEADGIAAGHVNFAFFQKSAVQMLTDSNVTFSDSLTNPFLTKTAVSTPANVKYVKCTATLSGIANWFVGVLNTMPGVQVANATQVSASAIATVAAGQTTCAIPVFVCRASSAAPYKVGDWISSPSGSSSTYGPGNFGWAALDGSTNETTIASELSGNTCNITSPPDLGSTGLKSASLRAWNTRFGIYTNGANGSSGQPDFTGYAYVGPKYGPPGTPGIVGDAYTQFVLDRASFKSYQGDGAPPAGSGIATNGTATASNYQTYGGDRRLALAPEGDCSTLSGSSSKLHVTQWDCVLMLDPLPFSPGAGGVVAHLEYLGSTASGSTPCATHGLPGVGSSAGVKVPMLVQ
- a CDS encoding TadE/TadG family type IV pilus assembly protein, which codes for MRGVAAVEFALVLIPLIVLATGVAEFGRAIYQYEALTKSTRDAARYLSTYLSSDPAYPLAAAQCLAVYGSTTCGATGTELVPGLTTSMVIVCDAAHTPDCADASDPPQFANVATYDTNNGASSGTPSGSINLVEVKIKGYKYQPIPAFPGLPQITFGNIVTVMRQVS
- a CDS encoding TadE/TadG family type IV pilus assembly protein, encoding MKPRTRSPLCRRNERGATVVEFALVAAIFCTLLIGICEFGRVLFYWNTASEAMRLGARTATVCDVNAAGIVKRVKSMLPILADANVAVTYTPSGCDVSSCSFVTLSITNLTVKTMVPFVNVALTMPPFTTTLPRESLNSSTGGSACQ
- a CDS encoding AAA family ATPase, whose amino-acid sequence is MINILVASDDTARLMRIARLVSDAGRYRVTRAAGRPSQIEHRTDGLDAFDILLIDSGQIDAAELAALERICRQHPGLTGILVSADASPQMLLDAMRAGARDVLQWPIDTAALARALERAAAQSTRRDSGDTRIVSFMSCKGGSGTTFVASNVAYEIAETFKRRVLLIDLNQQFGDAAFLVSDETPPSTLPQLCTQLERLDGAFLDASVARVSDTFHVLAGAGDPVKAAEMRDDALEWILGVAAPRYDFVIFDVGLSLNPVSMVALDRSDRIGLVLLPTMPHVRAGRRLQEILMSLGYSSDQLRLVVNRMTRTGERTRTALEEVLGMHASTTIPDDADTVREAIDQGYPVSRLARTAGVARAVHACAKQIVEGDVRTQPDAASSEPLMSRLFGRKATPKLKSM